A single Carnobacterium inhibens subsp. inhibens DSM 13024 DNA region contains:
- the gatC gene encoding Asp-tRNA(Asn)/Glu-tRNA(Gln) amidotransferase subunit GatC: protein MAITEEDVKHVAKLAKLEISDKGIAHFTEQMDAIIDMVEHLDELDTENVPVMVHGLRTYNVMREDKAVQGTDRDLLFKNVKEEKDGLIKVPAIMDNGEAGA, encoded by the coding sequence ATGGCTATTACTGAAGAGGACGTAAAACACGTCGCAAAATTAGCAAAACTAGAAATTAGTGATAAAGGTATTGCCCATTTCACAGAGCAAATGGATGCAATCATAGATATGGTTGAACATTTAGATGAGTTAGATACTGAAAATGTACCAGTAATGGTTCATGGCTTGCGTACTTACAATGTGATGCGTGAAGATAAAGCCGTTCAAGGAACAGATCGTGACTTGTTGTTTAAGAACGTTAAAGAAGAAAAAGACGGCTTAATTAAAGTTCCTGCAATAATGGACAATGGGGAGGCAGGAGCATAA
- a CDS encoding alpha/beta fold hydrolase — protein sequence MEITIRKRTLGTIPLLEVVPRKQRNDLLPLIIYYHGWQSSKELNLTQARYLAHQGFRVLLPDAMNHGARKQPVSKIPSLTFWQSIQTNLFEFSFIIDYFRKIGFVDDAIGVGGTSMGGITTCALLTHHPEIKAAACLMGSPKLLAYQERIVEHAERLNRYLPQDYYELLNWIPNYDLSLHPETLKGRPLFIWHGKQDQIVPYQHAADFAEEQKDLSNIHFTDEDEVHLVKTNTMREVTSFFVHELM from the coding sequence GTGGAAATAACCATTCGAAAAAGAACATTAGGAACTATACCTTTACTGGAAGTCGTACCAAGGAAACAGCGAAACGATCTGTTGCCGTTGATCATTTATTACCATGGTTGGCAATCATCAAAAGAATTGAATTTGACTCAAGCACGCTATTTAGCACACCAAGGGTTTCGGGTACTGTTACCTGATGCCATGAACCATGGGGCGAGAAAGCAGCCAGTTTCAAAAATCCCTTCTTTAACTTTTTGGCAAAGTATTCAAACGAATTTATTTGAATTCAGCTTTATCATTGATTACTTTCGTAAGATTGGTTTTGTGGATGACGCGATTGGGGTTGGTGGAACATCGATGGGCGGCATAACGACATGTGCCTTATTGACCCATCATCCTGAAATTAAAGCAGCAGCTTGCTTGATGGGTTCGCCCAAATTACTAGCTTATCAAGAACGCATTGTAGAACATGCCGAAAGATTAAACCGATACTTGCCACAGGATTATTATGAATTATTGAACTGGATCCCAAATTATGATTTGTCGTTACACCCAGAAACTTTAAAAGGCCGACCATTATTTATCTGGCATGGGAAACAAGATCAAATTGTGCCGTATCAACACGCTGCTGATTTTGCAGAAGAACAAAAGGATTTGTCCAATATTCACTTTACGGACGAAGACGAAGTGCATTTGGTAAAAACAAACACGATGCGAGAAGTAACGTCATTTTTTGTTCATGAGTTAATGTAA
- a CDS encoding CamS family sex pheromone protein, producing MNKKAIALMAACAFLLSACQSDEPETKETESVGEETETTSQLSGDYYSAIITDGTYKTSLNRGVTLGLNSTVNLKAFETGLMELSQEHFSPDSYYFQEGQYITTETTNNWLNRVSEDNPDGLNPEDNGKVEPDERNPIYLNSLLEQDYMVQTDDGFKLGGISIGLAMNSVDYYKKVQFGAESETKISQDKLVEEGKKMADKIVQHLRETEGVGDIPIVVGIFEQSTKDNLAGGVYITQAQSDDGSTSLTDWETINQKKVIFPTSGESNELSSFENFKAEIESFFPNLSGVTAEALYTDDQIMNMKVSINTQFYGESEIIAFTQHVSEKASSYLMPNIPIEITIKSINGTEAFLAREAGETQFYTHVFD from the coding sequence ATGAACAAAAAAGCAATTGCTTTAATGGCTGCTTGTGCATTTTTGTTGAGTGCTTGTCAATCAGATGAGCCTGAAACAAAAGAAACAGAATCAGTTGGTGAGGAAACAGAAACAACAAGCCAATTATCAGGTGACTATTATAGTGCGATTATTACGGATGGAACGTATAAAACTAGTTTAAATAGAGGGGTCACATTAGGGTTAAATTCAACAGTAAACTTGAAAGCATTTGAAACAGGCTTGATGGAATTGTCGCAAGAGCATTTTTCACCAGATTCTTATTACTTTCAAGAGGGACAGTATATTACTACTGAAACAACTAATAATTGGTTGAATCGTGTAAGCGAAGATAATCCAGATGGGTTGAATCCTGAAGATAATGGAAAAGTAGAACCCGATGAACGAAACCCCATTTATTTAAACTCATTGTTAGAGCAGGATTACATGGTTCAAACAGATGATGGTTTTAAACTAGGCGGTATCTCTATCGGTCTAGCAATGAATAGTGTCGATTATTATAAAAAAGTACAATTTGGTGCCGAATCTGAAACAAAAATCTCTCAAGATAAGTTAGTAGAAGAAGGCAAAAAAATGGCTGATAAGATCGTTCAACATTTGCGCGAAACAGAAGGTGTTGGCGATATTCCAATCGTTGTAGGAATCTTTGAACAGTCTACAAAAGATAATTTAGCTGGTGGTGTTTACATTACTCAAGCTCAAAGTGATGACGGATCGACGAGTTTAACAGATTGGGAAACCATCAATCAAAAGAAAGTTATTTTTCCAACCAGCGGAGAAAGCAACGAATTATCCAGTTTTGAAAACTTTAAAGCTGAGATTGAAAGTTTCTTCCCTAATTTAAGCGGAGTAACGGCAGAAGCACTTTACACAGACGATCAAATTATGAATATGAAAGTATCCATCAATACACAATTTTATGGAGAAAGTGAAATTATTGCTTTTACTCAGCACGTTTCTGAAAAAGCATCTTCTTATCTAATGCCAAATATTCCAATTGAGATCACGATAAAATCGATTAACGGAACCGAAGCTTTCTTAGCTCGAGAAGCAGGAGAAACCCAATTCTACACCCATGTATTTGATTAG
- the ligA gene encoding NAD-dependent DNA ligase LigA, translating into MPTQDFESAKQRVFDLRTLLDKYSYEYYVKDNPSIPDSDYDKLYHELVALEEEFPDLVSNDSPTQRVGGTILPGFEKVVHEAPMLSLGNAFNEGDLLDFDRRIKKLTDQPFTYICELKIDGLAVSLKYENGKLVRAATRGDGSVGENVTQNVRTIKSVPLRLKQPYSIEVRGECYMPKDSFIKLNQEREENGEAIFANPRNAAAGGLRNLDPKQTAKRNLNTFLYTVGDFGELTAASQEDALNQLDGLGLRTNHDRRVFQTIEEVWQYTQEFQEKRSDLPYEIDGIVIKVNEFEVQEKVGFTVKAPRWAIAYKFPAEEAHTIIRDIEWSVGRTGVVTPTAIMDPVQLAGTTVQRASLHNEDLIHERDIRLLDTVVVHKAGDIIPEVTRVVLDERPSDSQPYEIPTHCPACDSELIHLEEEVALRCMNPKCPAQITEGLSHFVSRNAMNIDGLGIKVLLQMFEKEMVHDVADLYTLTFDQLVTLDKIKEKSANNLLTAIDASRSNSLERLLFGLGIRHVGAKAAKLIAERFETIEAVQQAEKEAIISIEGIGEIIAESVVAYFSLPEVTELIQELKSSQVNMTYLGKKKEEVATVDSYFNGKTVVLTGKLTHFTREEAKERIANLGGNVTGSVSKKTDFIVAGEEAGSKLTKAESLNIPIWDEDQLLETLEGEE; encoded by the coding sequence ATGCCTACACAAGATTTTGAATCTGCGAAACAAAGAGTATTTGATTTGCGAACGTTATTAGATAAATACAGTTATGAATATTATGTAAAGGATAATCCATCTATTCCAGACTCAGACTATGACAAGCTGTATCATGAACTCGTAGCTTTGGAAGAAGAATTTCCAGACTTAGTCAGTAATGACTCTCCCACTCAGCGTGTTGGAGGAACGATTTTACCTGGATTTGAAAAAGTTGTTCATGAAGCACCTATGTTAAGCTTAGGAAATGCCTTTAACGAAGGAGACCTACTTGATTTTGATCGACGCATCAAAAAACTAACGGATCAACCCTTCACCTATATTTGTGAATTGAAAATTGATGGATTAGCAGTGTCGTTAAAGTACGAAAATGGGAAACTTGTACGTGCAGCAACACGTGGAGACGGATCTGTTGGAGAAAATGTGACCCAAAATGTACGTACGATCAAATCTGTTCCCTTACGTTTGAAACAACCTTATTCTATTGAAGTTCGAGGCGAATGTTATATGCCTAAAGATTCCTTTATCAAATTGAATCAAGAACGAGAAGAAAACGGAGAAGCTATTTTTGCAAATCCACGTAATGCCGCAGCAGGCGGGTTGCGTAATCTTGATCCAAAACAAACAGCCAAACGGAATTTAAATACCTTTTTATATACGGTAGGCGATTTTGGTGAACTAACTGCTGCCAGTCAAGAAGATGCACTCAATCAATTAGATGGCTTAGGGCTTCGCACCAATCACGACCGTAGAGTATTTCAAACGATTGAAGAAGTATGGCAGTACACGCAGGAATTTCAAGAAAAAAGATCTGATTTGCCTTATGAGATCGATGGAATTGTGATTAAAGTAAATGAGTTTGAAGTTCAAGAAAAAGTTGGGTTTACAGTAAAAGCTCCACGATGGGCGATTGCCTATAAATTTCCTGCTGAAGAAGCTCATACTATCATACGCGATATTGAATGGTCAGTTGGACGAACAGGTGTCGTTACACCAACCGCTATCATGGACCCAGTTCAGTTAGCTGGGACAACCGTTCAACGCGCAAGTTTGCATAACGAAGATTTGATACATGAACGAGACATTCGATTGCTAGATACTGTTGTCGTTCATAAAGCTGGAGACATTATTCCAGAAGTGACTCGTGTCGTGTTGGATGAACGTCCTTCAGACAGCCAACCCTACGAAATTCCTACTCATTGCCCAGCTTGTGACAGTGAACTGATCCATTTAGAAGAAGAAGTAGCTTTGCGTTGCATGAACCCTAAATGCCCGGCTCAAATTACAGAAGGACTTTCTCATTTTGTTTCTCGAAACGCTATGAATATTGATGGATTAGGCATCAAGGTTTTATTGCAAATGTTTGAAAAAGAAATGGTGCATGATGTAGCTGATCTTTACACATTAACGTTCGATCAACTCGTTACATTAGATAAAATTAAAGAAAAGTCAGCTAACAATTTACTAACAGCCATTGATGCTAGCCGTAGCAATTCATTAGAAAGATTATTGTTTGGCCTAGGCATCCGACATGTAGGAGCAAAAGCGGCTAAATTAATTGCCGAACGTTTTGAGACGATTGAAGCTGTACAACAAGCAGAAAAAGAAGCCATCATTTCTATAGAAGGTATCGGAGAAATTATTGCCGAAAGTGTGGTAGCCTACTTTAGCTTGCCGGAAGTAACAGAATTGATCCAAGAATTGAAAAGCAGTCAAGTCAATATGACGTATTTAGGAAAGAAAAAAGAAGAAGTAGCGACAGTCGATTCTTACTTCAATGGAAAAACAGTCGTGTTAACAGGTAAATTGACTCATTTTACGCGAGAAGAAGCTAAAGAACGCATTGCAAATCTTGGGGGAAATGTTACAGGAAGCGTTTCTAAGAAAACAGATTTTATCGTTGCTGGAGAAGAAGCGGGTAGTAAATTAACAAAAGCAGAATCATTGAATATCCCAATTTGGGATGAAGATCAGTTATTGGAAACATTAGAAGGAGAGGAATAA
- the pcrA gene encoding DNA helicase PcrA — protein sequence MVLRDDLLNGMNPRQKDAVVCTQGPLLIMAGAGSGKTRVLTHRIAYLIEEKNVNPWNILAITFTNKAAKEMKERVTRLMKEGGSDVWVSTFHSMCVRILRRDIDRIGYTRAFTISDPSEQQTLMKRILKERNIDPKKYNPRAILGEISNAKNELQTPEDYRKEAASFFEKIVADCYDDYQKELRRNQSVDFDDLIMLTIRLFKESPETLEYYQNKFHYIHVDEYQDTNEAQYTLVNLLAERFKNLCVVGDADQSIYGWRGANMENILNFEKDYPDANTVLLEQNYRSTKLILQAANDVIGNNSNRKVKKLWTDNHDGEKITYYRGQSEGDESRYVISKIQEEMKESNYNYGDFAVLYRTNAQSRVIEDSLLKSNIPYKMVGGHKFYDRKEIRDVLAYLRLIANPEDNMSFERIVNVPKRGIGPGTIEKLRASSNQYEWSLLETALNVSITPISGKAANELEGFAFMMKDLRQMQEFVPVTELVQEVLKRSGYQKALELERTIESETRLENIQEFLTVTQQFEKENTEDKTLLTFLTDLALVSDLDNLEEEPQSEVTLMTLHAAKGLEFPIVFLIGLEEGIFPLSRSMMEEDQLEEERRLAYVGITRAEKKLYITNAYSRVLYGRTQSNSASRFINEITDEVLELGNQQNINTPFSRSTTSSMQRNQATRATSQVYKAPVTSKTSSGADKLGWNVGDKAVHKKWGVGTVVKVTGTANDLQLDIAFKEQGIKRLLAAFAPIEKQGAENDA from the coding sequence TTGGTATTACGAGATGACTTATTAAATGGAATGAATCCAAGACAAAAAGATGCAGTTGTATGCACACAAGGCCCTCTTTTGATCATGGCTGGAGCAGGTAGTGGAAAAACTCGTGTCTTAACACACCGTATTGCCTATTTGATTGAAGAAAAAAATGTGAATCCTTGGAATATTTTAGCCATTACATTTACAAATAAAGCCGCTAAAGAAATGAAAGAACGGGTAACCCGTCTTATGAAAGAAGGCGGAAGCGATGTTTGGGTCTCAACTTTTCACTCAATGTGTGTGCGTATTTTACGTCGTGACATCGATCGCATCGGTTATACGCGAGCATTTACGATCAGTGATCCAAGTGAACAGCAAACATTGATGAAACGCATCTTAAAAGAACGAAATATCGATCCTAAAAAATATAATCCAAGAGCTATCTTAGGAGAAATCAGCAATGCAAAAAATGAATTGCAGACTCCAGAAGATTACCGTAAAGAAGCTGCAAGCTTTTTTGAAAAAATCGTGGCAGATTGTTACGACGATTACCAAAAAGAGTTGCGAAGAAACCAATCAGTCGATTTTGATGACTTGATCATGTTGACGATTCGCTTATTCAAAGAAAGTCCTGAAACATTAGAGTACTACCAAAATAAATTCCACTATATCCATGTCGATGAATACCAAGATACAAATGAAGCGCAATACACTTTAGTAAATCTATTAGCTGAACGCTTTAAAAATCTATGCGTTGTCGGAGATGCTGACCAAAGTATTTACGGATGGCGTGGGGCAAACATGGAGAATATCTTGAACTTCGAAAAAGATTACCCAGATGCGAATACAGTCTTATTGGAACAAAATTATCGTTCGACTAAGCTGATTTTACAAGCCGCTAATGATGTGATTGGGAATAACTCCAACCGTAAAGTGAAAAAACTTTGGACAGATAACCATGACGGTGAAAAAATCACTTATTATCGTGGGCAATCTGAAGGCGATGAATCACGTTACGTTATTTCTAAGATACAAGAAGAAATGAAAGAAAGTAACTACAATTATGGTGATTTTGCAGTTCTTTACCGCACTAACGCTCAATCCCGTGTGATTGAAGATAGTTTACTAAAATCAAACATTCCCTATAAAATGGTTGGCGGACACAAGTTCTATGATCGTAAAGAAATTAGAGATGTACTGGCGTATCTTCGCTTAATTGCCAATCCTGAAGACAATATGAGTTTTGAACGAATCGTCAATGTGCCCAAACGAGGCATTGGTCCAGGAACAATTGAAAAACTAAGAGCTTCTTCTAATCAATACGAATGGTCTCTTTTAGAAACAGCTTTGAACGTTTCAATCACACCAATTTCTGGTAAAGCAGCTAATGAACTTGAAGGATTTGCTTTCATGATGAAAGATCTGCGTCAAATGCAGGAATTTGTGCCAGTTACCGAACTAGTTCAAGAAGTATTAAAACGCAGCGGATATCAAAAAGCATTAGAATTAGAACGCACAATCGAATCTGAAACACGTCTAGAAAACATTCAAGAATTCTTGACCGTAACGCAACAATTTGAAAAAGAAAATACAGAAGACAAAACCTTATTGACATTCTTAACGGACTTGGCATTGGTTTCTGATTTGGATAATTTAGAAGAAGAACCTCAAAGTGAAGTGACCTTGATGACTCTTCACGCAGCAAAAGGACTAGAATTTCCAATTGTTTTCTTGATTGGTCTGGAAGAAGGTATTTTCCCATTGTCTCGTTCGATGATGGAAGAAGATCAATTAGAAGAAGAACGCCGTTTAGCCTATGTCGGGATCACACGTGCAGAGAAAAAATTGTATATTACAAATGCTTATTCACGGGTTTTATATGGCCGTACTCAAAGCAACTCTGCCTCTCGATTTATCAATGAAATCACGGATGAAGTTTTAGAACTAGGCAATCAACAAAATATTAATACGCCATTTAGCCGTTCAACAACCAGTTCTATGCAACGCAATCAAGCAACTAGAGCTACTAGCCAAGTGTACAAAGCTCCAGTGACAAGTAAAACGTCAAGCGGCGCTGACAAATTAGGATGGAATGTCGGAGATAAAGCCGTTCATAAAAAATGGGGTGTTGGTACAGTCGTCAAAGTTACCGGTACAGCAAATGACCTCCAACTTGATATAGCATTTAAAGAACAAGGCATAAAACGCCTCCTAGCAGCATTTGCACCAATAGAAAAACAAGGTGCGGAAAACGACGCTTAG
- a CDS encoding GntR family transcriptional regulator: protein MSKPKKLVETVYQYSKDQILTKQWLPQTHITEIGLSKKLGISRTPIRQAFLRLEEEGYIAIEPNKGIRICENQISLQGFQERLEFMELVLIDYLHFLQIKEIQFDATTLEEIVDRLKKQAYVREFEVFSSIEFEYWKSLYRYAKNTYTTSLFMEMIRSINGQTNEEIKGFLQISQATKVKHFNNILSLLKSNNYALARKEVRILINQLSLIAIQGI, encoded by the coding sequence TTGTCTAAACCTAAAAAGCTAGTAGAGACAGTTTATCAGTACAGTAAAGATCAGATACTAACCAAACAATGGCTACCTCAAACACATATTACAGAAATTGGACTGTCTAAAAAATTAGGGATTAGTCGAACGCCGATTCGACAAGCTTTTTTAAGGTTAGAAGAAGAAGGATACATAGCAATTGAGCCCAATAAAGGAATCAGAATTTGTGAAAATCAAATTTCTTTGCAAGGATTTCAAGAAAGATTAGAGTTTATGGAGTTAGTACTTATTGATTATCTACATTTTTTACAAATAAAAGAAATTCAATTTGATGCAACTACCTTAGAAGAGATAGTAGATCGATTAAAAAAGCAAGCTTATGTAAGAGAGTTTGAAGTATTTTCATCGATCGAATTTGAGTATTGGAAAAGTCTTTATCGGTATGCCAAAAACACTTACACAACTTCCTTATTTATGGAAATGATACGCAGTATAAACGGTCAGACCAATGAAGAAATAAAAGGCTTTTTACAAATTAGTCAAGCAACAAAAGTAAAACATTTTAACAACATCCTAAGTTTATTAAAAAGTAATAATTATGCCCTAGCCAGAAAAGAAGTACGGATTCTGATCAATCAACTTAGTTTGATTGCTATCCAAGGGATTTAA
- a CDS encoding DMT family transporter has product MGIGKLKVVIAMLLFGSIGLMVKNIELTSSEIALYRGVLGSLFLLIFSLFKKKKISIAVLKSNAVPLLVSGAAIGLNWILLFEAYNYTTIANATLSYYFALVIVMIVSPFLLKEKLLPSKVVSILVAMSGMFLIVGTGAQTTETYNHTVGIVYGLGAAILYASVILINKFLKNLSSLESTMIQLMVASITLAPYVLFTRGFNLGAIAIQTIPYLIILGIVHTGLAYVLYFSAMQTLKSQTVALLSYIDPVSAVILSALFLGEAMNGVQIIGGVLILGSTVIGGLKWPKKETAVTKEK; this is encoded by the coding sequence ATGGGAATTGGAAAATTGAAAGTTGTGATTGCCATGTTGTTATTTGGATCGATTGGATTGATGGTAAAAAATATTGAGTTGACTTCAAGCGAAATTGCACTTTATCGGGGAGTTCTTGGGAGTTTATTTCTGTTGATATTCTCTCTCTTCAAGAAAAAAAAGATTTCAATTGCAGTATTAAAAAGTAATGCGGTACCACTGCTCGTTTCGGGGGCTGCTATTGGACTAAATTGGATTTTATTATTTGAAGCGTATAACTATACGACGATTGCTAATGCTACATTAAGTTATTATTTTGCACTAGTTATCGTAATGATCGTTTCGCCGTTTTTATTGAAGGAAAAGTTACTTCCAAGCAAAGTTGTTAGTATTTTGGTGGCTATGTCTGGGATGTTTTTGATCGTAGGAACTGGTGCACAAACAACTGAAACTTACAATCACACAGTAGGAATCGTATATGGCTTAGGAGCAGCTATCTTATATGCGAGCGTGATCTTGATAAACAAATTTTTGAAAAATTTAAGTAGTTTAGAAAGTACCATGATTCAACTGATGGTAGCATCTATCACGTTAGCGCCTTATGTCCTTTTTACAAGAGGATTTAACTTAGGAGCAATCGCGATTCAAACTATCCCTTATCTCATCATTTTAGGAATCGTTCATACTGGATTAGCTTATGTGTTGTATTTTTCAGCAATGCAAACTTTGAAGAGTCAAACAGTTGCTCTTTTAAGCTATATTGATCCTGTTTCAGCGGTAATATTGTCTGCGCTTTTCTTAGGAGAAGCAATGAACGGAGTACAAATCATTGGAGGAGTATTAATATTAGGCTCAACTGTTATTGGTGGGCTAAAATGGCCTAAAAAAGAAACAGCTGTGACAAAAGAAAAATAG
- the purB gene encoding adenylosuccinate lyase codes for MIERYTRPEMAAIWSDENRYNTWLEVEILAVEAWAELGDIPKKDVEKIREHASFEVDRILEIEKETRHDVVAFTRAVSESLGEERKWVHYGLTSTDVVDTAYGYQLKQVNDVLRQDLQNFLEIIGEKAKEHKNTVMMGRTHGVHAEPTTFGLKLALWYSEMKRNIERFEHAAKGVEAGKISGAVGTFANVPTFVEKYVCEQLGTRAQEISTQVLPRDLHAEYVAAMSLIATSIEKFATEIRGLQKSETREVEEFFAKGQKGSSAMPHKRNPIGSENVTGLARVIRGHMMTAYENVTLWHERDISHSSAERIILPDSTILLNYMLNRFGTIVKNLTVFPENMKRNMDATFGLIYSQRVLLKLIDKGLSREAAYDLIQPKTAISWDEQVLFRPLLEEDAEIMSVLTTEDLDDAFDYHYHLKNVDEIFQRVGLD; via the coding sequence ATGATAGAACGTTACACAAGACCCGAAATGGCGGCCATCTGGTCAGATGAGAATCGCTACAATACATGGTTGGAAGTTGAAATCTTAGCAGTTGAAGCTTGGGCTGAACTAGGAGATATTCCTAAAAAAGATGTTGAAAAAATTCGTGAGCATGCTTCATTTGAAGTAGATCGTATTTTAGAGATAGAAAAAGAAACACGCCACGACGTCGTAGCCTTTACGCGTGCTGTTTCTGAATCTTTAGGAGAAGAACGCAAGTGGGTTCATTATGGATTGACTAGTACAGATGTTGTAGATACAGCTTATGGATACCAATTGAAACAGGTTAATGACGTATTGCGTCAAGATCTTCAAAACTTTTTAGAAATCATTGGTGAAAAAGCTAAAGAACATAAAAATACTGTCATGATGGGTAGAACACATGGGGTACATGCTGAACCAACAACATTTGGTTTGAAGCTAGCTCTTTGGTATTCAGAAATGAAACGCAATATTGAACGTTTTGAACATGCAGCAAAAGGCGTGGAAGCAGGAAAAATCAGCGGAGCAGTAGGAACATTCGCTAATGTCCCAACTTTTGTTGAAAAGTATGTCTGTGAACAATTAGGAACGAGAGCTCAAGAAATATCGACTCAAGTTCTTCCTCGGGACTTGCATGCTGAATATGTCGCTGCAATGTCATTGATAGCAACTAGTATCGAAAAATTTGCTACTGAAATTCGTGGACTGCAAAAATCTGAAACACGCGAAGTTGAAGAATTCTTTGCAAAAGGTCAAAAAGGATCTTCTGCTATGCCGCATAAGCGCAATCCCATTGGGTCTGAAAATGTAACAGGATTGGCTCGTGTGATTAGAGGTCATATGATGACAGCATACGAAAACGTTACATTATGGCATGAACGAGATATTTCTCATTCATCAGCAGAACGCATTATTTTACCTGATTCAACTATTTTGTTGAATTATATGTTAAACCGTTTTGGAACAATCGTTAAAAATCTAACCGTTTTTCCAGAGAATATGAAACGCAATATGGATGCTACTTTTGGTCTGATTTACAGCCAACGTGTATTGCTTAAACTGATTGATAAAGGACTGAGCCGTGAAGCCGCTTATGATCTTATTCAACCGAAAACAGCTATTTCATGGGATGAACAAGTATTATTCCGTCCGTTGCTTGAAGAAGATGCGGAAATCATGTCTGTATTAACTACAGAAGACCTAGATGATGCTTTTGATTATCATTATCATTTGAAAAACGTAGACGAAATTTTCCAAAGAGTTGGATTAGACTAG
- the purK gene encoding 5-(carboxyamino)imidazole ribonucleotide synthase, with product MSDLISPGKMIGIIGGGEIARMMALSAKKMGYRIGILDPEKDCPAAQVSDWQIIAQYNNQEALMDFAMKCDVVTYEYDNIDSDLIVKMKKTVSVPQGADLLSITQDRLLEKAYLEASNINLAPYATIVTIEDIKGALDGIGFPCVLKTISERHNGKDRYILQSEEDIPKAAYLLKMGTCVLEAWIPFERELSVMVARNQANDIVVFPISENIHRNTILHESIVPARINQYVEEEVERIARAVAEKLELVGTLGIEMFITSSGTLYVNELIPRPNHSGNYSNEACTLSQYDAHIRAICGLPLPKTELISPAVMVTVLTEHQEAANVQIQLKPNWNFYYYGKENPGESQKIGHFTVLTKDIEKTLAIIADTGIWK from the coding sequence TTGTCTGATCTAATTAGTCCAGGAAAAATGATTGGAATCATTGGTGGCGGAGAAATAGCTCGAATGATGGCTTTATCTGCTAAAAAAATGGGCTATCGTATTGGTATACTGGATCCCGAAAAAGATTGTCCAGCAGCTCAAGTTTCAGATTGGCAAATAATTGCTCAATATAATAATCAAGAAGCTTTAATGGATTTTGCTATGAAATGTGATGTAGTAACGTATGAATACGACAATATTGATTCAGATTTAATAGTAAAAATGAAAAAGACAGTTTCTGTTCCACAAGGTGCTGATTTGTTATCCATTACACAAGATCGATTGTTAGAGAAAGCTTACTTAGAAGCCAGCAATATTAACTTGGCTCCTTATGCCACGATCGTTACAATTGAGGACATTAAAGGAGCGCTAGATGGTATTGGGTTTCCTTGTGTGTTGAAGACGATCAGTGAACGCCACAATGGTAAAGATCGCTATATTCTTCAAAGTGAAGAAGACATTCCAAAGGCTGCTTACTTATTGAAAATGGGTACTTGCGTATTGGAAGCATGGATACCATTTGAACGTGAACTTTCTGTTATGGTAGCTAGAAACCAAGCGAATGATATCGTGGTTTTTCCAATATCTGAAAATATCCATCGCAATACTATTTTACATGAAAGCATCGTTCCAGCTCGCATCAATCAGTATGTAGAAGAAGAAGTAGAACGGATCGCTCGTGCAGTTGCTGAGAAACTTGAACTAGTAGGGACTTTAGGAATTGAGATGTTCATCACTTCAAGTGGGACACTTTATGTGAATGAATTGATCCCAAGACCCAATCATTCAGGAAATTACAGCAATGAAGCTTGTACATTGTCACAATATGACGCTCATATCCGTGCTATTTGTGGTTTGCCTTTGCCTAAAACCGAACTGATTTCTCCTGCAGTTATGGTAACAGTATTAACGGAACATCAGGAGGCAGCCAATGTTCAAATCCAATTGAAACCGAATTGGAACTTTTATTATTATGGTAAAGAAAATCCGGGCGAAAGCCAAAAGATAGGCCATTTTACAGTATTAACAAAAGATATTGAAAAAACATTAGCCATTATAGCAGATACAGGAATTTGGAAATAA